The Humulus lupulus chromosome 3, drHumLupu1.1, whole genome shotgun sequence genome window below encodes:
- the LOC133825572 gene encoding uncharacterized protein LOC133825572 — MENVETTYDIMEQLQEMFGHKSAQASFEDTKKYVNCRMAPGQHAHDHLIKMTNYFQEAELHGAIVDEKTQVGIILNSLAPNFLTFTTYYFLNKLDYGMTQLLNEL, encoded by the coding sequence atggagaatgtcgaaaCTACTTACGACATCATGGAGCAACTCCAAGAAATGTTTGGGCACAAGTCAGCGCAAGCTAGTTTCGAGGATACCAAGAAGTATGTGAACTGTAGGATGGCACCTGGCCAACATGCTCATGATCATTTAAttaagatgacaaactacttccAAGAAGCTGAGCTGCATGGAGCAATAGTAGATGAGAAGACTCAAGTTGGAATCATTCTCAACAGCCTTGCACCCAATTTCCTTACGTTCACCACATACTATTTTCTTAACAAGTTGGACTATGGAATGACTCAGTTATTGAATGAGCTCTAG